A portion of the Verrucomicrobiota bacterium genome contains these proteins:
- a CDS encoding ribose ABC transporter permease: LVGALIIAVLNNGLTLMNVSFYWQLVIKGAVIILAVMLDKLRTRGQPT; encoded by the coding sequence TTGGTGGGGGCGTTGATCATCGCGGTGCTCAACAACGGGCTGACGTTGATGAACGTGTCGTTCTACTGGCAGTTGGTGATCAAAGGGGCGGTGATCATCCTGGCGGTGATGCTCGACAAATTGCGCACCCGCGGCCAGCCCACGTAG